One Thermoleophilia bacterium genomic window carries:
- the egtD gene encoding L-histidine N(alpha)-methyltransferase: MTIQDLSGQSNGSELAEDVLDGLTRPLKELPPKYFYDAAGALLFDRICDLPEYYPTRTEAAILRRDAAEIVARTGATELVELGSGYATKTRILLEEMDAAGNLRQYVPIDVTDEVVRGVAASLVDEYPALTVHGIIGDFERDLEHIPEAEGPRVVAFLGGTLGNFTPGARRRFLRDLGDLLRPQDHLLIGHDLVKDVAIIEAAYNDSAGITAAFNRNILKVVNQELDANFDPEAFEHVAFFDRRHEWIEMRLRATLEMDVSVRALNLDVHFDEGEELRTEISAKFTRERLTADLDAAGLVLDDLLTDSDDLYGLSLSHREALS, encoded by the coding sequence ATCACCATCCAGGATCTGAGTGGCCAGAGCAACGGCTCCGAGCTGGCAGAGGACGTGCTCGACGGCCTGACCCGTCCGCTCAAGGAGCTGCCGCCGAAATACTTCTATGACGCGGCCGGCGCCCTGCTCTTCGACCGCATTTGCGATCTGCCCGAGTATTACCCGACGCGGACCGAAGCGGCGATCCTCCGCCGAGACGCCGCCGAAATCGTCGCCCGCACCGGCGCGACCGAGCTGGTCGAACTCGGCAGCGGTTACGCGACCAAAACCCGGATTCTGCTTGAGGAGATGGACGCTGCCGGGAACCTTCGCCAGTACGTCCCGATCGACGTCACCGATGAGGTTGTCCGTGGAGTCGCCGCCAGCCTGGTCGACGAATACCCTGCGCTCACCGTTCACGGCATCATCGGAGATTTCGAGCGCGACCTCGAACACATTCCGGAGGCCGAGGGTCCTCGCGTGGTGGCTTTCCTGGGTGGCACCCTGGGCAACTTTACGCCCGGCGCCCGCCGGCGTTTCCTGCGCGACCTCGGCGACCTTCTCCGACCACAGGATCATTTGCTGATCGGGCACGACCTGGTCAAGGACGTCGCCATCATCGAGGCTGCCTACAACGACTCGGCCGGCATCACCGCGGCGTTCAATCGCAACATCCTTAAAGTGGTCAATCAGGAGCTCGATGCGAACTTCGATCCCGAGGCCTTTGAGCACGTCGCCTTCTTCGACCGCCGTCACGAATGGATCGAAATGCGCCTTCGGGCAACCCTGGAGATGGACGTCTCGGTCCGGGCGCTTAACCTCGACGTCCATTTCGACGAAGGCGAAGAACTGCGCACCGAGATCTCGGCCAAATTCACGCGCGAGCGCCTGACCGCCGACCTCGATGCCGCGGGACTCGTCCTCGACGACCTGCTGACCGACTCAGACGACCTCTACGGCCTCTCCCTCTCCCACCGCGAAGCGCTGAGCTAA